A region of Maribacter algicola DNA encodes the following proteins:
- a CDS encoding glutamate-5-semialdehyde dehydrogenase, which translates to MARLISVEKTALLSANKLDMDNYNGADLAMGDRLKVDDVKVNGMISSLEKLAKEPDPLGIERFAFSHENGIKVSNKTAPFGTILIIYESRPDVTIEAAGIAFKSGNKILLKGGKESLNSNLFLVNLWHKALEEHDCPKDWVTYLEFDRTQTQAFLENPTQKLDLIVPRGGEKLIAFVKKHARCPVIVSGRGNNFVYVDTDADLQMALDIIINGKTSKISACNALDKVLISRDLHRKQEFLQHLIQSLKKHKVEILTDAKLEGLEGTSVMPDAQVWYEEFLDYKILIGQVPDLEEAVHTINTYGGGHSAVIVTNNEEKAETFMTSVDSAAVYHNASSRFTDGGEFGLGGELAISTDKLHQRGPIGLQHLVTNKWYVKGNGQVR; encoded by the coding sequence ATGGCACGATTGATTTCTGTTGAAAAAACGGCCTTGCTCTCCGCCAACAAATTGGATATGGATAATTACAATGGGGCAGATCTGGCCATGGGCGACCGATTAAAAGTGGATGACGTCAAGGTTAATGGGATGATTTCCTCCTTGGAAAAATTAGCTAAGGAACCGGACCCGTTGGGCATCGAACGTTTTGCCTTTTCCCATGAAAACGGTATAAAGGTCAGTAACAAAACGGCTCCTTTTGGAACCATCTTGATTATCTATGAATCCAGACCAGATGTTACCATTGAAGCGGCGGGAATCGCTTTTAAATCGGGAAACAAAATTTTATTAAAAGGTGGTAAGGAATCCTTGAACAGCAACCTTTTCTTGGTAAACCTTTGGCACAAAGCCCTAGAGGAACATGATTGTCCTAAGGATTGGGTAACCTATTTGGAGTTCGACCGTACTCAGACACAGGCCTTTTTGGAAAATCCGACCCAGAAATTGGATTTGATAGTCCCTAGGGGCGGGGAAAAACTGATTGCCTTTGTAAAGAAACATGCCCGCTGCCCGGTCATTGTAAGTGGTAGGGGCAACAATTTTGTATATGTGGATACCGATGCCGATTTACAGATGGCCCTCGACATTATCATCAATGGGAAAACCTCGAAGATTTCGGCATGCAATGCCTTGGACAAAGTTCTTATTTCAAGGGATTTACATAGAAAACAGGAGTTTTTGCAACATCTGATACAATCCTTGAAAAAGCATAAGGTCGAGATTCTGACAGACGCAAAGCTGGAAGGCTTGGAAGGAACATCCGTAATGCCCGATGCCCAAGTTTGGTACGAGGAATTTTTGGATTATAAGATATTAATAGGCCAAGTTCCAGATTTGGAAGAAGCGGTACACACCATCAACACCTACGGAGGTGGACATTCTGCAGTGATTGTCACGAACAATGAGGAAAAAGCGGAAACGTTCATGACGTCCGTGGATTCGGCGGCCGTATATCACAATGCTTCCTCCCGTTTTACGGACGGGGGTGAATTTGGTCTTGGCGGGGAGTTGGCCATTAGTACGGATAAATTACATCAAAGAGGACCCATAGGGCTTCAACATTTGGTAACCAACAAGTGGTATGTGAAAGGTAATGGGCAGGTAAGGTAA